One Clostridium novyi NT genomic window carries:
- a CDS encoding phospho-sugar mutase — translation MDYIKVYEKWLNDDFIDPKTKEELKSIKDNKEEIQDRFYKNLEFGTAGLRGKLGAGTNRMNIYNISKVTQGIADFIKEKGQNYMNRGVAIAYDVRHFSKEFSKTAALVLAGNGIKSYLFEDIRPTPELSFTIRKLNTAAGIIITASHNPKEYNGYKVYWEDGAQVLSSIADPMTEKINEIKDFKDVKIMDEKEAINKGLLNIIGKEIDDEYIEKVKSLSIRDDIDKDIKIVYSPLNGTGNIPVRRVLRERGFTNIIVVPEQENPDPDFTTVGYPNPEDTKAFKYAENLGKKVDAELLIATDPDCDRLAIEVKDKNGEYVAFNGNQTGAILIKYIVEGMHDKGTLPKNAAIVKSIVTGDLGKVIAEKYGVTTFEALTGFKNICGRIPKFEKTGEYEFIFGYEESIGYNASTFVRDKDGVSSSMLLCEAAAYYKSIGKTLIDVLKEVFKEHGYYKEKQISLVLEGIEGQERISRMMKEYRKSYPTKIGNMKLKECIDFIDGYKDIGASNVLKFYLDDGSWYAVRPSGTEPKIKIYLYTKADTPAKSEENLKVMEDVIIGKLNSIE, via the coding sequence ATGGATTATATCAAAGTATATGAAAAATGGCTTAATGATGATTTTATAGACCCAAAAACTAAAGAGGAATTAAAGTCCATAAAAGACAACAAAGAAGAAATCCAAGATAGATTCTATAAAAACTTAGAATTTGGAACTGCTGGTCTTCGTGGTAAATTAGGTGCTGGTACTAATAGAATGAATATATATAATATTTCAAAGGTAACACAAGGTATAGCCGATTTTATAAAGGAAAAAGGTCAAAATTATATGAATCGTGGTGTTGCTATTGCCTATGATGTTAGACACTTTTCAAAAGAATTTTCTAAAACTGCCGCATTAGTTCTTGCTGGAAATGGTATAAAATCTTACTTATTTGAAGATATTCGCCCTACTCCTGAACTTTCTTTTACTATTAGAAAACTTAACACAGCTGCTGGAATTATAATAACAGCTAGTCATAATCCTAAAGAATATAATGGCTATAAAGTTTACTGGGAAGATGGCGCTCAAGTTTTATCAAGTATCGCTGATCCTATGACTGAAAAAATAAATGAAATTAAAGATTTTAAAGATGTAAAAATCATGGATGAAAAAGAAGCTATAAATAAAGGTCTTTTAAATATTATAGGAAAAGAAATAGATGATGAATATATAGAAAAAGTTAAATCATTAAGTATAAGAGATGACATTGATAAAGATATAAAAATCGTATATTCTCCACTTAACGGAACTGGAAATATTCCAGTAAGACGTGTTTTACGCGAAAGAGGATTTACTAATATAATAGTAGTTCCAGAACAAGAAAACCCTGATCCAGATTTTACAACAGTTGGATACCCTAACCCTGAAGATACAAAAGCATTTAAATATGCTGAAAATCTCGGAAAAAAAGTAGACGCTGAGCTTTTAATTGCAACTGATCCTGACTGTGACAGACTTGCAATAGAAGTAAAAGATAAAAATGGAGAATATGTTGCATTTAATGGTAATCAAACTGGAGCAATACTTATTAAATATATAGTTGAAGGTATGCACGATAAAGGAACTCTTCCTAAAAATGCAGCTATAGTAAAATCTATAGTTACAGGTGATCTTGGAAAAGTTATTGCTGAAAAATACGGTGTTACAACCTTTGAAGCTTTAACTGGATTTAAAAATATATGCGGTAGAATTCCTAAGTTCGAGAAAACTGGAGAATATGAATTTATTTTTGGATATGAAGAAAGTATAGGATACAATGCTAGTACATTTGTAAGAGATAAAGATGGAGTAAGTTCATCTATGCTTTTATGTGAAGCTGCTGCTTATTACAAAAGCATAGGAAAAACTCTAATAGATGTGCTTAAGGAAGTATTCAAAGAACATGGATATTATAAAGAAAAACAAATTTCATTAGTTCTTGAAGGTATAGAAGGTCAAGAAAGAATATCAAGAATGATGAAAGAATATAGAAAATCATATCCTACTAAAATAGGAAATATGAAACTAAAAGAATGCATTGATTTTATAGATGGTTATAAAGATATTGGTGCATCAAATGTTTTAAAATTCTATCTTGATGATGGAAGTTGGTATGCAGTTAGACCTTCTGGAACAGAACCAAAAATAAAGATCTATCTATATACTAAAGCTGATACACCTGCTAAATCAGAAGAAAACTTAAAAGTTATGGAAGACGTTATTATAGGAAAACTTAACTCTATAGAATAA
- a CDS encoding ABC transporter substrate-binding protein, with protein MLIGIMMFSLSGCGKGKDTLNVYNWGDYIDESVIKEFEKEYNVKVNYETFATNEDMYVKIKKGGTDYDVLVPSDYMITKMINENMLEKIDMNNIPNYKDIPSKFKNLAFDPKNQYSVPYMWGTVGIIYNTKLIKDNIDSWDALWNPKYKGQILMVDSQRDAIAVALKKLGYSMNTTNKAELEKAKQELIKQKPLVHAYVGDEVKDLMTDEEGAIAVVWSGDAVTMMKNNKNLRYVIPKEGSNLWFDNMVIPKGSKHKKEAEMFINFMTRPDIALKNVRYIGYSTPNTKTLEMMTPEERNNKTAYPEDAKIKKCDVFVDLGDFIKEYDRAWTEIKAK; from the coding sequence AAGGTAAAGATACTTTAAATGTATACAACTGGGGAGATTACATTGATGAATCTGTAATTAAAGAATTTGAAAAAGAGTACAACGTAAAAGTAAACTATGAAACATTTGCGACTAATGAAGATATGTATGTAAAAATAAAGAAGGGTGGAACTGACTACGATGTTTTAGTACCTTCTGATTATATGATAACAAAAATGATAAATGAAAATATGTTAGAGAAGATAGATATGAATAACATACCAAATTATAAGGATATACCAAGCAAATTTAAAAATTTAGCTTTTGATCCTAAAAATCAATACTCAGTACCATATATGTGGGGTACAGTAGGTATTATATATAATACAAAGCTTATAAAAGATAACATAGATAGCTGGGATGCTTTATGGAATCCTAAATATAAAGGTCAAATATTAATGGTTGATAGCCAAAGAGATGCTATTGCAGTTGCACTTAAAAAGTTAGGATATTCAATGAATACAACTAACAAAGCAGAACTTGAAAAAGCTAAGCAAGAACTTATAAAACAAAAACCACTTGTTCATGCATATGTTGGAGATGAAGTTAAGGACCTTATGACTGATGAAGAAGGTGCTATAGCTGTTGTATGGTCAGGTGATGCTGTTACAATGATGAAGAACAACAAAAATTTAAGATACGTTATACCAAAAGAGGGAAGTAACCTATGGTTTGATAATATGGTTATTCCTAAAGGAAGTAAGCATAAAAAAGAAGCTGAAATGTTCATTAATTTCATGACTAGACCTGATATCGCATTAAAAAATGTTAGATATATTGGATACTCAACTCCAAATACAAAAACACTTGAAATGATGACACCAGAAGAAAGAAATAACAAAACAGCTTATCCAGAAGATGCAAAAATAAAGAAATGTGATGTTTTTGTTGATTTAGGAGATTTCATAAAAGAATACGATAGAGCTTGGACTGAAATAAAAGCTAAATAG
- a CDS encoding late competence development ComFB family protein translates to MCQLKNYSEEAVDKLLAKVLAKYEHICKCEQCQRDIKAYALNYIAPKYITSEKGEIYARALSEIDKQQTINIINAIMRGIEVVSKNPKHTY, encoded by the coding sequence ATGTGTCAGTTAAAAAATTATAGTGAGGAAGCAGTAGATAAATTACTTGCTAAAGTATTAGCTAAATATGAACATATATGTAAATGTGAACAATGTCAACGTGATATTAAGGCATATGCCTTAAATTATATAGCTCCAAAGTATATAACATCTGAAAAAGGCGAAATATATGCAAGAGCTCTAAGTGAAATAGATAAACAACAAACTATAAACATAATAAATGCAATTATGCGTGGCATTGAGGTAGTTAGCAAAAATCCAAAGCATACCTACTAG
- a CDS encoding dipeptidase has protein sequence MKIIDFHCDTISKIYYNNSQLNHNSFSVDITKLKKSNSLAQFFALFIEKKSNEDPFDLCSNMLNKFYCELDKNKEHISLATNYDELIKNKSQNKISAFLTIEEGAVLKGDLLNLKHFHERGVRLITLTWNFPNEIGYPNAIPKYKNKGLTPFGIELINDMNNLNMIIDVSHLSDGGFYDVAKYSKAPFVASHSNARSITNHSRNLTDDMIKTLANKGGVIGINFFGEFLGGGKFSRINDMLTHIKHIKNIGGIEVISLGSDFDGIDSILEIDNIGEIHKLIDALKVNGFTENDIEKICYKNALRIIKEIC, from the coding sequence ATGAAAATCATTGATTTTCACTGTGATACCATATCTAAAATATATTATAATAATTCCCAATTAAATCATAATAGTTTTTCTGTTGATATTACAAAATTAAAAAAATCAAATTCTTTAGCTCAATTTTTTGCCTTATTTATCGAAAAAAAATCTAACGAAGATCCTTTTGATTTATGTTCAAACATGTTAAATAAATTTTATTGTGAACTTGATAAAAATAAAGAGCATATTTCACTTGCTACAAATTATGATGAACTAATAAAAAATAAATCACAAAATAAAATTTCAGCATTTTTGACAATAGAAGAAGGAGCTGTTCTTAAAGGCGACCTCTTAAATTTAAAACATTTCCACGAAAGAGGTGTACGTCTTATTACCTTGACTTGGAATTTTCCAAATGAAATTGGATATCCAAATGCTATACCTAAATATAAAAATAAAGGTCTTACTCCCTTTGGAATAGAACTTATAAATGATATGAATAATCTTAACATGATAATTGATGTATCCCACCTATCTGATGGTGGATTTTATGATGTAGCTAAATATTCTAAAGCCCCATTTGTAGCTTCTCATTCAAATGCTAGAAGCATTACAAATCACTCTAGAAACCTTACAGATGATATGATAAAAACCCTTGCAAATAAGGGTGGAGTCATAGGAATAAACTTTTTTGGAGAATTTTTAGGTGGCGGAAAATTTAGTAGAATAAACGATATGCTAACTCATATAAAACATATTAAAAACATAGGTGGTATAGAAGTTATTTCTCTTGGATCTGACTTTGATGGAATAGATTCAATTTTAGAAATAGATAATATAGGAGAAATACACAAACTTATTGATGCATTAAAAGTTAATGGATTTACTGAAAATGATATAGAAAAAATTTGTTATAAAAATGCATTGAGAATTATAAAAGAAATTTGTTAG